The proteins below come from a single Streptomyces spongiicola genomic window:
- a CDS encoding MFS transporter — protein MSEEATSTTAEAALGPPVAADGPDPKRWLALIVLLAATFMDLLDVNIVTVAIPSIQEDLGASSAAVQALNVGYTLSFAVTLITGGRLGDIFGRKRAFLFGVVGFVVASALCAFAPSAEVLVASRVLQGIAAAIMVPQVLAIIYVTFPAEEIGRVVGLYASMIGLAIVAGPLLGGVLISWSPADLGWRTVFVVNLPFGVAALIAGSMWMRESKSPRATRLDLVGMVLVSTGLLVLLLPLLRGRELGWPAWSIASLIASVPVLVAFVYYERYKTAKDGSPLVVLSLFKIRTFGAGVGAQLLFSCIPAGFFLSWTLYLQGGLGWSALHTGLTAIPFSLGVPIAGNLAVRKLFPLYGRNCLFAGAVLMMAGLLLYAWIADQAGDGITSWHAVVPMLLLGSGMGMLLAPLTGMTISDVEPREAGAASGLINAAGQLGAALGVAVIGAIFFSGLASHAGTQADRVLPSAQVVASQQAEIRACAVDAHSQADLTAVPESCRALAGDDPAEQKAIGNTLAEINSRTFTASFSEALYWASAGLAAVICLLFLLPRQPRRLGVS, from the coding sequence GGCTGGCGCTGATCGTCCTGCTTGCCGCGACCTTCATGGATCTGCTCGACGTCAACATCGTCACCGTGGCGATCCCGAGCATCCAGGAGGACCTCGGCGCCTCCTCGGCCGCCGTCCAGGCGCTGAACGTCGGTTACACCCTGTCCTTCGCCGTCACTCTGATCACCGGCGGCCGTCTCGGTGACATCTTCGGCCGCAAGCGAGCCTTCCTGTTCGGCGTCGTCGGCTTCGTCGTGGCCTCGGCCCTGTGCGCCTTCGCCCCCAGCGCCGAAGTCCTCGTGGCCTCCCGGGTTCTGCAGGGCATCGCCGCCGCGATCATGGTGCCGCAGGTCCTGGCGATCATCTACGTGACCTTCCCGGCAGAGGAGATCGGACGGGTCGTCGGCCTGTACGCCAGCATGATCGGCCTGGCCATCGTCGCCGGACCGTTGCTGGGCGGCGTGCTGATCTCCTGGAGTCCGGCCGACCTGGGATGGCGGACCGTCTTCGTGGTCAACCTGCCGTTCGGCGTGGCCGCCCTGATCGCCGGCTCGATGTGGATGCGAGAGTCGAAGTCGCCCCGCGCCACCCGGCTGGACCTGGTCGGCATGGTGCTGGTGAGCACCGGCCTGCTGGTGCTGCTGCTGCCCCTGCTGCGCGGCCGCGAACTCGGCTGGCCGGCCTGGAGCATCGCCTCGCTCATCGCCTCCGTGCCGGTCCTCGTGGCGTTCGTGTACTACGAGCGGTACAAGACCGCCAAGGACGGCTCGCCGCTGGTCGTCCTCTCCCTGTTCAAGATCCGGACCTTCGGTGCCGGGGTCGGCGCCCAACTGCTGTTCAGCTGCATCCCGGCCGGGTTCTTCCTCAGCTGGACGCTCTATCTGCAGGGCGGTCTCGGCTGGTCGGCGCTGCACACCGGTCTCACCGCGATCCCGTTCTCGCTGGGCGTCCCGATCGCCGGCAACCTCGCCGTCCGCAAACTGTTCCCCCTCTACGGCCGCAACTGCCTGTTCGCGGGGGCGGTGCTGATGATGGCCGGGCTCCTGCTGTACGCCTGGATCGCCGACCAGGCCGGCGACGGGATCACCTCCTGGCACGCCGTCGTCCCGATGCTGCTGCTCGGCTCCGGCATGGGCATGCTGCTGGCCCCGCTGACCGGCATGACCATCAGCGATGTCGAGCCGCGAGAGGCCGGCGCGGCGTCCGGCCTGATCAACGCGGCCGGTCAGCTCGGCGCCGCCCTCGGTGTAGCCGTCATCGGTGCGATCTTCTTCTCCGGCCTCGCCTCCCATGCGGGCACGCAAGCCGACCGGGTGCTGCCGAGCGCCCAGGTCGTCGCCTCGCAGCAAGCCGAGATCCGGGCCTGCGCCGTCGACGCCCACAGCCAGGCCGACCTCACCGCCGTGCCCGAGTCCTGCCGCGCCCTCGCCGGGGACGATCCCGCCGAGCAGAAGGCGATCGGAAACACCCTGGCCGAGATCAACTCCAGGACGTTCACCGCCTCCTTCAGCGAAGCCCTCTACTGGGCGTCCGCAGGCCTGGCCGCGGTGATCTGCCTGCTGTTCCTGCTGCCGCGGCAACCGCGGCGGCTGGGAGTGTCCTGA
- a CDS encoding DUF6204 family protein: MPRKSYQIIVYGKFAPLDDDQRAKLLAVADKHDLFQSKFTEEGTVTYERTLLTFTFRCVVKADAEDKIDEVVAGAEELATAAVRDLGADVRDLRSVCTDLETIKIKRRGR; encoded by the coding sequence ATGCCCCGCAAGAGTTACCAGATCATCGTCTACGGCAAATTCGCGCCGCTCGACGACGACCAGCGCGCCAAGCTGCTGGCCGTGGCCGACAAGCACGATCTGTTCCAGTCGAAGTTCACCGAGGAGGGCACCGTCACCTATGAGCGGACCCTGCTCACCTTCACCTTCCGCTGTGTCGTGAAGGCCGACGCCGAGGACAAGATCGACGAGGTCGTCGCCGGGGCCGAGGAACTGGCTACGGCCGCCGTCCGAGACCTCGGCGCCGATGTGCGCGATCTGCGGTCCGTCTGCACCGACCTGGAAACCATCAAGATCAAGCGGCGGGGACGATGA
- a CDS encoding DUF2087 domain-containing protein: MTPETFTVLLSDSALRRVFSAIALGSSTSAEILAATGLAAPQAAPAIGRLLREGLVVAQGRGRLAVDEAALDAAAEIAGRRQQEQAEAEQPDPGLRGYVRGTVLVRLPEDDDETRRAVLDHVAATTFEADREYDERTVTDLLRPWCEGTTVDPVSLRRFLVDDGFLHRASGAYRLVSLVGPRQSS, encoded by the coding sequence ATGACGCCCGAGACATTCACCGTTCTCCTTTCCGACTCCGCTCTGCGGCGGGTTTTCTCGGCCATAGCCCTGGGCTCGTCGACGTCCGCGGAGATTCTCGCCGCGACCGGGCTCGCCGCCCCTCAGGCCGCCCCGGCGATCGGCCGGCTGCTGCGCGAAGGCCTGGTAGTCGCCCAGGGCCGGGGCCGGCTGGCCGTCGACGAGGCCGCCCTGGACGCCGCGGCCGAGATCGCCGGACGCCGCCAGCAGGAGCAGGCGGAGGCCGAACAGCCCGATCCCGGGCTGCGCGGCTACGTCCGTGGCACTGTGCTGGTCCGACTGCCGGAGGACGACGACGAGACCCGGCGGGCCGTGCTAGACCACGTCGCGGCGACGACCTTCGAGGCCGACCGGGAGTACGACGAGCGCACCGTGACCGATCTGCTGCGGCCGTGGTGCGAGGGCACCACCGTGGACCCGGTCTCGCTGCGGCGGTTCCTGGTCGACGACGGCTTCCTGCACCGCGCGTCGGGCGCCTACCGGCTCGTTTCCCTCGTCGGGCCCCGGCAGTCATCCTGA